The sequence below is a genomic window from Gossypium hirsutum isolate 1008001.06 chromosome A11, Gossypium_hirsutum_v2.1, whole genome shotgun sequence.
GCGGGCATAAAGAAAATTACAAATCTTCTACTTGTTCTCGTTCCcaaattattctaatatttttgacaattttaattaaaaacattatattcTTTAGCGTTGGGACGCTCTTAGCTGCAAGAGCTCAAACATGCCTAGTTGCCTACATTTGGCCCCTTAACTGAAGTGATAACACTTACATAATGGTGAACCACAAATCAGCCAAGAACTTGATATAGATCATTTGTTACCTTTCTCCCACTTCAAAATTACTACAAGTTTACATACTCGAGAGATTTTAATCCAATACTTGAAACTTTCAGTCAAGCGCAGATAAAGTATCTTCTACAGCTTCGTTTAACTACAGAAAATGTAAGTCAATCCATCACCTCATTATGTATAGTAAATCAAGCAAGATGCACAACTACCTCCAGCAGCTGCATCAGCACTAAAGACAATGCCAAATCCATCCAGTAATACAGACTATGGTAGGACATGTATATATACGTATGCATCATCATCAGAAGAAGCTCAGTTAATCATGGAATGAAATCAAGACCTACAAATAtagataattataataatttaatttcacagTGAACAGGAATTGGTTATATAAGAAGGGAGGCACAACACACAATGCCAACCAcatcaatatataaaatttaattacttttaactACTTATTGTGACAACTGACAAAAAAAGAGATCAAGTCCTCGTATGTTGTTGAAATTTGGAGATACAATTGCTTACCTCGGGTTGAACTGGATAAACAGGAAGATTAAGATCTGGCAGTTCACCAAATGCTGCCCTCCTCTCCCCCTGTTCTACTTTGGCGGAAATTCCTTCCTCATTCTCATCAATCATCAGCTCGCTCAATGGAGACTCAAGTTGTTTACTATAATTTTTTTCCAGATAATTCTGGTGTGTTGCTACAGAGTTTGTATAATTTCCTATATTGCTAGGGTGGATGGTTACATTGTTATAGTTATCAGCATCCTTTGAATTTTGTGGAGATATAGAAGCATCATCATCATTTGAGATTCCAGTTTGTGACGAGTGCTCAGACTTAGTTCCAATGTTAGCAGGTTTCTTAATTGAAGATCTTACAGAAGAATTcaacattttatgcaatttctgATCATGTTGACTAATATCAGCTAAGCTCTGCAAGAGAACAGAAGATTCTTCTTGAAGCAAAGAGTTGGTAGCAGCAAAATTTAGCCTCCCCTGTTCCACTTTCACATGTTTACTTGGTAGATGACCATCAACTTTCTCTCCTTGAGATTTGGCCATATTTTTAGTCCGTTTTCTTGATTGTTGAGCCACTGATAATACAGGTTCATTTCTGGGCCAAAACAATATATCATTATTTTTCTCAACAAAAAGTAAGACATAATCAGCAACCAAAAAAAAGTATGCTCCATAAATCAGTGATTATATGCTCAATATAATAGctcatatttaaaaaaactaaattatgcTTCTAAGACCTCCTGGTTTAAGTGGAACAAATACAGATATAATGTTACTCCTAAAAGAAAAAAGGGTTTTAAGTGCAGAAGAGAAAAGCATGTGCTGCAGGCACAGAACCAACAACAATAAcaaatgcatgaaatttttttGTTACATCAAATTCTTTTTTGTAGTAACTAATAGTGGAGAGGGTGTTGGCAAAAGAAGGTTCAAGGAAAGTTCCATTTTCAAGACTCTCCCGCAATGTCctataacatttcacatttttgaaGTAATAGCTAACGAAGATACTCAGTTAGAACCATTACATGTTATATATGACGTCTCCCCCATATTAGGTCCCAAATGGGCATGCATGTAAATTTAATCTTCCTTTGGGATCTATATTGTCGGTTTTTTACCTAGCTCCATGAAATGCCAAGGCTCCTTTCAGTACCATTGCCTTTGCTCATATTTTGTAATTCTGGACAACTAAATTATGACATAAAAGCACCAATATTGCAAAAAACAGCACTGATAGTTTGGAATTTGTTCAAAATCAAGCCACCAGAATGCAAAATTTGACATGAATTCAATCTCAAAACAGAACCAATATGTAAGTCCAAAAATTCCACGTCATACATACTTggaaagcttgatgagtctagaTCATCAAACCGTTCGTGAAATGGAGTTTACTAGGAGTGACAGGTTTAACCAAAAACTCATTCTTTAAAACAATCTACACAAGATTCTGATATACAAACTTATGCCTAGTTTAGACTTTTATGGGAGTATATTCTTGTTAATGTcgttaaataaagaaaatgaagaaagcaACTACTACAGACACTAAATGTATCTTTCAATAACTAAGCATGCTACTAAAATTAACAGCTATTTCGTCTTTGACATTACATGACTTAAAATTTGAACCAAAAGACATGACTTCGTAATTATGGCTAAGAAAACCAATAATAactaattagtattttttaaagcTTTTGGATTGATTGATAAAAGGAAGCTTTCACAATTGGtatatcatttatcaaatatACATTAGATTAGAAAATCCATAAAGTTAGTTTGCCAGGATCTTCCCGACAGCCAAGACATAAAAAGCATACAAAGAAGAAGACTTCAAAGAGggaaaaaatcaaatgaattccAATTTCTCAGAGTTTACAAGTAATCCATTCTGTTCACTATTGGTATGTTATTTATCGAATATAATTTAGATTagggaaaaaagagagaaaaattatTGTTTTCCTGGATTACCGGCAGGCAAGACGTGAAAAGATACAAGGCAGAATAATAGAGGGAAAAACTCACATGCATTCCAATTTCTCAGAGATTACAAGTAGTCCATTCTGTTTAACTGTAGACTTGCTATCTTGAAAACATTCATCCTACATAACAATAGACAAATGAACATAGTGATCAATTAAAGATTTCAGATATCTTAAGAATAGATGAAAAAGTATCACTGCAAGATATGATTGAATAATACTagcaaaacaacaaacaaaagaAGCCAAATTGAAACGTAACAAAGTATTTGACCTACAGTTTACTGGATGAGCTGTTAATTAACAGAAATAAAAGTACTTGCATCTCAAAGAACAATAAGTTTACCTAAAACATGTTGTTCCAAGCCTATCCATAAGCAAACCCAAAATTATTGATGCAGTGCCGGAAAAATTACAATATAAGAAAGACCCAATTAACGAAAAAAAATGTTACCAGAATTACTAATCACATTCCATTCCGGCAAAGTTAATttcaattaaagaaaaaaaaagcaaaaattcTCACCATAGAATCTTCGGTCTTCGGCGCAGTCAAAGGAGGAGACGTGTTTTGAGCATCTTTGACTAGCCTCTTCCAAGAAACAATCGTAGTCTCACCGGGCCTGAGCTGAATGGCGAACCTTTGCCTGCTAGCAAACAACCAAGAGGGTGAATCAGCTGAAACCCTCGAAGAGGTTTCCCCACCATTACCGATCCTTTTATCACTTTCTTCCATGGGGGACCGGCTCTTGAAAGTAGGCGTTTTCTATAGATTTAGAGTTGAAGAATTTAACGCCATCGATAATCAAAAGGATAAAAAGTGATCCGTCGCGTGTAGGAGAGTGTTTTAAGCTGTTGAAGTCACGTGATCAAAGAAATCTGTTGAATTTTATTTCAATAGACATTTCGCTGGTTGGGAAGAGGAAAAAATATCTACATtggtttttgaattttaaagtttATGAGGTTGAAAAGAATATCTGAGGAAAAAATTTGACCGGTAGGGGCAGCGACAGTTTCCGGGCACAACACCACCTAATTTTGGGTTCGTCGAGAACAGGAGTTGTTCATGGATCGGTAGAAGGgattaagaaaaaaaagagagggtaAACTACACGGACAATTACTCGCCCTTGTGTTTCCATTTTGGTCCTCGCtataaatgttttcaatttaatccttaatttttttaaccATGATAAATCATTAATAGAAGTCCTTTAGCTGACACAGTCAAACCATCTATCTCGGATATTGAAGTTCAACCATTTCTCTAGTTAGAATCTGAGACTAAAAAAGTCCTCAACTCTAATCGAAGATTTGACCTTCTCAGTAGGACTTTCTCCGTTCATGATGGAGAAGATAAAATTGTCTAGAAGTTTGATTATAATAGACTTTTTTTGTGGAGAATGTGTATGCCCTTATTCATCGGTCGGTATCTAATGGCTCTCACTCAATTTTTCATGAAGTTTGGCACACAGCTTGTGCCTCTCAAATTTCgttataaaatcatcatttttctttaaaaaatatgcaATAATTACCTTCCAAAGATCTCCTCTCGAGAAGATTACCTCTCAAtgataatatttgtttttttatacaaaaCTAATAGAGGACCTGTTaaatatcttttcttttattgtaattttGTTAGGATTATTCAGTTTGATTCTTTATTTATTGTCGGATCaaattatttctatattttttcattATCTAATCGGTTTCAATCAAATAATATTAGTACCTATAACATAAGGAGATTATGTAGTGTTGTTGATTGCACTCTTTGTATCATTTGTAAATCAAGAAATGAACTTGTCTGTTGGAATGCCAATCTTACCCCATGTGTTGTAGTCGAAAGAATCCATGATCTACACCTTTTTATTCTCAACGCTTACTCTTTTGACCCTATTCAAGTATCTCTTCTAGGAATATGACATTTGGGTGCGATTTAAGGGCTATTAACTACCTGGACTTTTTTATTTTGCATTATTCATGAAAACCAAATGGACGTGACAGATGAAACTGTAAAATGGAAATACTCGACCCTTTGCATTATTcacgaaataaaaatatatgtggcAGATGCATTATTGAAGTATCTCCTATTAGGATCGGCATTTTGCATTATTCAAGTATCTCTTCTAAGCAAATGTGAtcttgtttagttttttttttttaggatatTTGAAGTTATTTTATTCATGAAATTGTAAAATGGAAactttctctaattttttttcatgtttctaaAAAAAATGTGTTAGAGATGTGTAAATTAGaaaacaaatttatatttaaatgttttgataataTATGACTACGTTATTgcttatgaattaaattaaataacttcgtaaaaataaaattagattaatttgttATTTCATTCGTGCCTTGAATCACTTATTCAGTGAGGAAAGCATCGAATGGTATGTTACCTCTTCCATAAATAAGTCTGTATTCAATATGGGCCATAATAGTTTATTACAAACAATTGTTTGGTGATGAGCCCACTTAATTGGGCTGTAATGCATTGCTAACTCCATCCAATCAAACAAGTTGTTGAAATTACAATTGTGTACAAAGTCATCAAGATTTGTGGAGCATGGCTCGGCTAATTTCATTTATTCTTGAAATGTAATTCTAGTAAGAACATTTCAAATGTTTGATTTGGGGAGCAGTAGGCAGTAAAGATTGATCAAATTATAAGACAAATTTTTAGAGAGATTGTTGTTGTTGTCTACTATGGCAGGAGAACTTTCCTACAATTGAGATTCTtttgaaaagataaaataataaatgaagttATGAAAAGTTCACCAACCTAAAACTTTCATCCAAAATAAAGACCAACTTGCATTACACCTGTTCAAACTTACCAGCAACAACATGAACAATAGACTTAAAGGGCCATCAAGACTAGCTCAAATTCAACTTCTTTAAAGAAGTCCAAACTTAATCGGAAGGAGCAATAACAAAACTATTCTTTGAGAATAGATCCACCATTAACATAATGAAAATGAAAGTTGTGTCATTGTTGGTAACAATCTTTAAGTTGTTGCTAAATGGGAACAAAACTTGAAAGCAAACCAAGTGGATTAAAATTTAGTTTGGATAGGCAGTGTGTTTATttgcgattagtgtaaaaatagtggtGGCAGTGAAATTAGATATTATAGCGATATTGTAGCGTgaaacaaaaagtaaactaaacgcactgCACCACAATCAATCACCATTCAAACCTCACTTAAATAGCTTACTCGATATTAAAAACGATGATATCCTTAAAAATACATAGGAAAAGTGGGGCAACTCAAAtccttttttcaatttgattctaATCATATTTTGATATTGAAAGACATAACTTTTTGAACGATTAAATTCAAATCATACATACTTTATACATAAACCGTCTTGCACTAACATCCACTCAAAATGGTCATTGCCCCGTTCTAACTCCACAGTAATTATCTATCAAGGTTGTTTGGCTTTATACAACATGTGACAACCTTTCAAGTCATTGTCTATCCTTTTGACCTCATTGCAGTACCTTTATTCCTACATGCTCTACCTTTGTTGATATTCAAGGATCTCAACCGATATATTGCATTAGGTCTTCTATTATGGTTGATTCCGTAGGAAATTGTTTGGTATTGATCATTTGGTTTCCTAGCatgcaatgtttttttttttttttccttttcccctTTTGATGGATCACCTCTTAAGTTAGCAAATGAAAGGCTTTCTCTAAATAAGTATGCTTTCGTCTCTTATCAGGTTAGATCATTGTAATGTCTCATTCTCCAAACAACGTTATatgttttttttcattaattcctAGTTAAAAGTTGTTGCTTTATTTTTAGTATCCTTTATAGGTTGTGAATAATTTTATACTTTCATTCTCCTTTTTTTCAATGGCTATTGTTTATATCTCTTATCGTAATCGTTATTTTTATTTCGAAAAAAAGATAATGAATTAAagtttcatttataaatttataaatataaagatGGAGAGAATTGAATCACTATAAATTACTTTGTTCAtgtggaaaaacaaaaataagaaaattttcatcCCTATCTGCTCGGTCGGTgcaatattttctttttcaaatcaatttttgatttGTTTTGGAGTAGTAAAATTTGTCTTGTTACAAAATGTGTTTTAGTTAGCTTTGGCATTGCAATAGTTTATTGATATTTGAATAGAGTTATTGGCATTGTATTATTAATCAATGATGCAAAGGTTttgaaaggaaaataaagaaaaatagttTGAATTAAAGTGTTtggataatttataaaatataagttttaaaattataattacctaaatttataactaaatttgaatttaagaattttatttaatatacaattaattttaaaattttatcatataaaaataaatattttatatttagaatgatataaataatttaaaagttattaattttttattattttatcaaataatattcaaaattcataaaatataatttattttattaaaataaatctaaaaatttaaaataaaaaattaatataaaaaataaaaaatcaaactgAACTAAAACGATTTACAATAGTctattaaaaaatctaaaaagctCCATCAAACCAGCTAAATATCACTCATAATTATACTTATTAATGTACACTAgttttaatgtaaaataaaatgataCTAATAACACATTTTATCAATTATGGCATCGAATCATATTGGACATAGCGGCTTATGTCAATCTATATTGATTAGTACTTGTACGTGTTAATTTATACTGTTTTTATGAGATTTTGTTTTctcaaaccaaattttaaattttttattaataatttttattttttcatattttatactaaaAATGTCCATAAAAAAGATGTCgggatatttaattttataattttataatttatattttcacCTTAATATATTCCATACATAAATAATTGAATCATATTTACATGTATGCATAGTTTTATTTtgctaaaatcaaaatttttaattcttttaaaaaataatattaaaaatatcaattaaatcgAAATACATTGATATTAACTAAATTATAGCACGTACACAAGATgattaaagaaaatataataaatttataaaaaatgaatataaaaataaaacctcGCATAAATTGAAACGGTGAAATTAAGATTATTATGCCTTTACGTTTGACACCATTGCCATTCGGGCTCGGCTCGCTTCTTCTAGAAATTTACCTCCTATTTTCTAATACGCGGGAAAGGCCTCCTTTAAAACTTCCATTgccaaaactaaaataataaaaaaataaacaaaatccaAAACCCTCCCACATCCGAATGTCGGGCACAATCAAGGTTCTGAACGTGGCGGAGAAGCCGTCGGTGGCGAAGTCAGTGTCGGGCATCCTCTCAAGGAACCAAGGCCTACGTGTGCGCGATGGCCGCTCCCGGTATAACAggttatttgagtttaattacCTGATTCGTGGCCAACCCTGTCATATGCTCTTCACCTCTGTCACTGGCCACTTAATGGAGCTCGAATTCGAGGACCGCTTCCGCAAGTGGCACTCCTGTGACCCGCTCGACCTCTACCACGCCCCTGTTCGCAAATTCGTTCCTGAGGTTTTCCTCTTTTCTTACATTTTTACCTTTTTCCTCAGTGATATACTGTTTTCCTTTCTCAAATGATGATAAaagaaaacaagtaaattgtaaaTAGCGAAATCACATTACAACAAAAATGATGCATTATTTAAAATGTAGGATCTATATTTGATGCATTGTCGGTGTATAAATATATACACTAACAGTGAATTATGTTATGCCGTCTTTTAAGTTAGAATTCTAATTATCTGTATTttcttttatgagtttttaacACGATGTCAACTTGTGGTTTTCTGTCACTGTATAGATTTATAGACTGCACAAGCCTTATTTCAAAATGACTGATATAAGTGATAAGTAGAATCATGCGTTGTGCTATTAAGAAAAGTTAATGTTTTAGTTTTAACTAGCAGGTCAGGGAAATGTTGAAGTGCTAATCtgatttattctttaaaaagGGGCAATGAAAGTGGTCAAGAATTAAAAATCTGACTCCCGCTTAGTCTTTGCATTTGAGAATTTCCGATAATTTGTTTTGTATAGTGTGCTAAATGTTTATATGCTGGATTTCACTTTTATTGGACTTTTGATGATTTAGGATAAGCTGGATATTAAGAGGACGTTGGAGGAGGAAGCTAGGAGGTGTCAATGGTTGGTTCTCTGGCTTGATTGTGACAGAGAAGGTGAAAACATTGCATTTGAGGTTATCGACGTTTGCAGAGCTGTGAATCGTCATCTTACAATACGAAGGGCGCGATTCTCCGCATTGATTGACAGGTTCTTAAAGCCAAATGCTTTTGTtccttttcttttgttgttttctttggcTTAGATTTAAGGTGGTCTGATGTTGGAAATGCCAGGGAAATCCATCATGCTATGCAGAACCTTATTGATCCAAATCCATGGTTTTCTGATGCTGTAGATGCTAGGCAGGCAAGTAACTCCCCTTATTGTGGTTGAAATGTAAAATTCTTAATTGATTGATACACAATTGATTTACAAGTTTCGGCATAATTTTGATTATTAGGAAGGAAGGTCATTTTATGACCTATTCATGTGTTTGCTAAATTTTGTATAGAAAATTTGTTTAACTATATTATCTCATATTGGGGTTTGTTGTCATCTTCTGTTTAAGTTAAGCCACTCATCAATAAGTTTATGTTGGATGTTTAACATGAAATCTAGTTATTTGTTTCCTAGGtggttattttatgtgttttacATTGCCTCGTATTAGTTGCTTAAATGGTAGGCCTGTTTGTTGCTGTTTTTACGTTGGGACTAATATGAGGAGGAGTGCTGAGCTATGTTTCTCTGgcacttcatttttcttgaaggtcCTGTGTTCGACATATGTATCCGACAACTGTTCGGATATGTGTATGGGGGATATGATTCTCCTAACACATGTAAGTCTTTGAAAAAATTGAACACTCACAACCAAGTCTGAGCACCATAGATGCTGAGTAGTGTTGTTTTGTGTCAGTTAAGTTTGGGGAGAACTAAAGTTAGATCTCCATATTTTCCCAATTGGTTTTACAATGAATGTTTAAGAACATTCTATCTTCATATTACTTCTGTCTTTGTTAGTATTTATCCAGCTATTATCTGCAAAGGCAAAAGTTAATGTTTGTAAATTTATCAGGAAATAGACCTGCGAATTGGTGCTTCCTTCACCAGATTTCAGACTATGCTGTTGAGAGATAAATTTGTTATCGATTCTGCTACAGATGACAGAAATCTTGTTCTAAGTTATGGTCCTTGTCAGGTACAGTGAGAAATTTTCTTGTGAATGGCAACCTCACAATGTATACTTTGTTTATAGTTGTCTTAtatcttttaacaatttagttcCCGACGCTCGGCTTTGTTGTGGAACGGTATTGGGAAGTACAGTCACATGAGCCTGAAGAATTTTGGACAATCAACTGTTCTCACAGATCAGATGAAGGTGTTGCCACCTTCAATTGGATGTAAGCTGGAAAGCTTTCTGTATATATAAAATTCTAAGTTTCTTTCCGTTCATTCAAGGTAGTTATAAGGATACAGTTAATAGCATTCTGAATTTGCAGGCGTGGTCATCTTTTTGATTACACTTGTGCAGTTATAGTTTATGAAATGTGTGTTCAAGAGCCAACTGCTACTGTGAGTTGTACTAAACCAAGTATTTGAGAACAATTCCAACTCTTGGTCTTAGAAAAAACTCTTACTGAATGATAGTAGTTATCACTTGTCTTATAGGTCACAAAAGTTCAACACAAGGAAAAGCTTAAGTATCCTCCATATCCTTTGAATACCATTGAGCTTGAAAAGCGTGCTTCACGGTATTTCCGTATGAGTTCTGAACACACTATGAAGGTGAGCCGctggaaatatacatgttttaattTGGTGTTACCGTGCCTTTTGTTCACCAACTAGAAATGAGAGGTTAATTTGATAGGCTTGCTAAAACAATTCTTTCAAATCTGCATGTttgtatatattttgatatattaggTTGcaagcaatttttttttcttttttagttgttttaattGATCTATGCCTATCTTATGCTTTTCTTATATCTAgcattaactattaaaattttgcGATACCAATCATAAAAAATACTTCCTGTGAAAACTGTCCTTGAATTACTGTAATTAATGGCGGAGATAATCATATGTTGGTTAATTAACATGGCTTAATTCACTTTGTTACtttcatttttattgtttataGGTGGCAGAG
It includes:
- the LOC107922704 gene encoding uncharacterized protein isoform X1 gives rise to the protein MEESDKRIGNGGETSSRVSADSPSWLFASRQRFAIQLRPGETTIVSWKRLVKDAQNTSPPLTAPKTEDSMDECFQDSKSTVKQNGLLVISEKLECINEPVLSVAQQSRKRTKNMAKSQGEKVDGHLPSKHVKVEQGRLNFAATNSLLQEESSVLLQSLADISQHDQKLHKMLNSSVRSSIKKPANIGTKSEHSSQTGISNDDDASISPQNSKDADNYNNVTIHPSNIGNYTNSVATHQNYLEKNYSKQLESPLSELMIDENEEGISAKVEQGERRAAFGELPDLNLPVYPVQPEVSNCISKFQQHTRT
- the LOC107922704 gene encoding uncharacterized protein isoform X3; the protein is MEESDKRIGNGGETSSRVSADSPSWLFASRQRFAIQLRPGETTIVSWKRLVKDAQNTSPPLTAPKTEDSMDECFQDSKSTVKQNGLLVISEKLECINEPVLSVAQQSRKRTKNMAKSQGEKVDGHLPSKHVKVEQGRLNFAATNSLLQEESSVLLQSLADISQHDQKLHKMLNSSVRSSIKKPANIGTKSEHSSQTGISNDDDASISPQNSKDADNYNNVTIHPSNIGNYTNSVATHQNYLEKNYSKQLESPLSELMIDENEEGISAKVEQGERRAAFGELPDLNLPVYPVQPEVLISFHD
- the LOC107922704 gene encoding uncharacterized protein isoform X2 — encoded protein: MEESDKRIGNGGETSSRVSADSPSWLFASRQRFAIQLRPGETTIVSWKRLVKDAQNTSPPLTAPKTEDSMDECFQDSKSTVKQNGLLVISEKLECINEPVLSVAQQSRKRTKNMAKSQGEKVDGHLPSKHVKVEQGRLNFAATNSLLQEESSVLLQSLADISQHDQKLHKMLNSSVRSSIKKPANIGTKSEHSSQTGISNDDDASISPQNSKDADNYNNVTIHPSNIGNYTNSVATHQNYLEKNYSKQLESPLSELMIDENEEGISAKVEQGERRAAFGELPDLNLPVYPVQPELNEAVEDTLSALD